DNA from Thermoanaerobaculia bacterium:
CAGGACGCGAGCGGGAACCCGAATCCCGATTCGATCAGCTCGACGGCCGACGTGCCGGAGGTGATCGCCGTGGGAGCCTCCACGAACAGCCATTCGGGCCTCGATTCGTCCCAGCTCGCGCGGGTCGCGATGACCTCGGGGCACACCGCCCCGCCGGCGAACGTCACGAACATCATCGGCGCCCAGGCGCAGCACACCGACGCGAACGGAAATACCATTCCTCCTCCTTTTCCCACGGTTGCTTTTTCGGCGCCGTTCGCCGACTGGGACGCGCTCGACGGCTCCAGCGACGGCACGGCGTGCGTCGCTCTGGGAGGCGCCGGTCTCCCCCTCTCCGGCCAGGTCGTCGTGATCCAGCGCGGCACCTGCACCTTCCAGACGAAGGTCCAGAACGCGGAGGCGGCGGGCGCGCGCGGGGTCGTCATCTACAACAAGGCGGACGGCTCGGACGGCGGGGACCAGATCCTCGTCGCCGCGATCGGGCCGACGTCGATCCCGGGAATCTTCATCGGCCGGACGGACGGCCTGAACCTCAAGACGTACGTCGACGCGAACCCCGGAAATCCCCCTTCCGCGACGGGCAGCTTCGGCCCCGCGCCGGACGGCACTCCGCCGGCGGTGTTTTCGACGCCGAGCCGCGAGCTCGCGAACTTCTCCTCGATCGGGCCGACCCTCGATCTCCAGATCAAGCCCGACCTGACGACGGTCGGCACCGGGAGCTACGCGGCGGTCCAGGACGACAGCGCGCTCGGCGACGGCCGGTTCGGCGACGACGAGATCGACCCGTCTCCCTTCTTCGATCCGTCGGGGTTCGCGTTCGGCCAGGGCACGTCCTTCTCCGCGCCGCGCGCCGCCGGCAGCGCCGCGCTGGTCAGGCAGAAGCATCCCGACTGGACTCCCGCCGAGATCAAGGCGGCGCTGATGGAGACGGCGGCGCGCCCCACGAACGGGGGCGATCCGATCGCGATCGGAAACCTCTCGGTCCTCCGGCGCGGTTCCGGCAACATCGATCTCGAGGCGGCGTCGCGCGTCGGCTCGATCGTCCTGCCGGCGAGCTATTCGTACCGCCGGGTCGCCTTCAACGCCGTTCCGAACGCGCACGCGCTCGACCGCGCGTTCACGATCGAGAACAAGACCGACGCGGCCGTCACCTACACCCTCTCGGCCGAAACGACGGCGGGCCTGTCCGATCCGGCGATCGCGCCGGCCGTCTCGCCGGCGAGCCTGACCGTCGCCGCCCATGCCTCCGGGACGTTCACGCTCTCGCTCGTCCTCCACCCGGGCCTCCTCGACGGACAGAACGATTCCGAGGGCGCGATTCTCGTCTCCGACGGAGGCGCGTCGATCCCCGGCACGCTCTCGATTCCCTACTGGGTGCGCCTCGCGTTTCCCGCCGGCGCTCCTCCCGCGCTCGAATCGGCGACCTCGGCGTACACGGCGGCGAACAACCAGCTCGACATCAGTCTCGTCGCCCACGACGACGACGCGGATCTCGCCTCGATCACGCTCGATTTCTACGACGACTCCGGAGCCCTGCTCGGGACCATCTCCGATACGTTCGCCGATCTGAACGTGGACACGTCCTCTCCCGATCTGTCGCTCGACCTCCAGATCCCGAGCTTCACCGGGACGTTCGGGTGCGCCGGCTGCGCGAGCGTCGGCGTCTCCGTGACCGACGCGGCGGGAAACGTGAGCAACACGATCGTGACCCGCTTCGGCGCGGGCGTCACGAACGAGGCGATCCCCGCGGCTTCCGGCGGAACGTATCGGCGCTCGATTCCTCTCGTCGCGCACATCCAGGGCGCGCAGTTCCCGTTCCGGAGCGACGCGCGGCTCGTCAACCCCGACTCTTCCCACATCCTGACGATCGACGCGTTCTACGTCCCGGAGGGGCAGCCGGGCGCCGGCGCGGGGACCCTCCACGTCGCGCACCAGCTCCTCCCGCGGCAGTCGTTCGCGCTCGACGATCTCGTCCAGCAGGACTTCCACCTCGCCAACGACGCCGGGAGCCTCGTGCTCGTTTCCCAGGACGGTCATCCGTTCCTCGCCTCGTCGCGCGCCTACACGGCGGACTCTCGAGGCGGGACGTTCGGAACGTTCCTGGGGTCGGTCTCCGCGACGGGCGGCGTGGGAGCGGCCGACGCTCCGGCGATCGCGAACGGAATTCCGACGGGCGCCGGTTATCACACGAACGTCGGGGTCACGGAGATCACCGGCGGCCAGACGACCGTTCGCATCGAGGGTTTCGCCCGGGACGGATCCCCGGTCGGGAGCTACACGGACACCATTCCCGGATACGCGAACTTCCAGCGCGAACCGGGACACGGCTTCTCCGCTCCCGCCGCGCGCATCGATTTCACGGTGCTCTCCGGCGGAAGGGTGCTCCCCTACGCCGCGACCGTCGACGAGAAATCGGGAGACACCCTCCTGTCGGTTGCGACCGCCGCTCCGGAGGCTTCCGACGACGAAATCGTCCCGGGCGCCGGCCGGATCCACGGCGCCGGAGGGACGTTCTTCACGTCGGACCTCGCCGTGTCGAATGCCTCGACCGCTCCGAGAACCCTCACGTTCACGCTCGTCCCGGGGGCGGGAATGGCTCCCCTGCCGGCCCCCCCGGCGCCGGTGGCGATCGGGGCCGGGCAGACGCTCCTCTTCCCGGACGTGCTCCGGACGCTCTTCGGCTTCGCCGGGGAAGGCGTCGCGGCGATCCGCATCCATCCCGATTCTCCGACCCGGCTCACGGCGTCCGTCCTCACGTCGACGCCGAACGCCTCGGGCGGCGGCAGCTTCGGATTCTTCGTGAACGGGACGTCCGCGGGCGCGATCGGTGCCGGAGGCCGCGCCGTGTCGATCCATCTCGAGCACGACGCGCGTTTCCGCACGAACTTCGGCTTCACCGAAATCGGGGGAGCGCCGGTGACCGTGCGCGCGACGTTCTTCGACGAGAACGGAATCCCGCTCGGGACCAGGACCTACTCCACCGGCGCCAACACGTTCGTGATGACCGGCGCGGCCGAGCTCGTCGGCGCCGCCGCGGTCCCGAACGGCTACATCGAATTCACGGTGGTTTCGGGCGCCGGGAAGGTGATCGCGTTCGGAACCGTGGTGGACAACATCACGGGCGACTCCATCTTCGTGCCGGCCGAGTAACCGTCGCGGGAGCTGGCTCGGGGACCGGATCGGCGTGACGGCGGCGCAGCGCCCCCTACCGGCGGCGTTCGCGCATGGCGCGATCGGCTTCTCGCTTCAGCTCGTTTTCCCGGATCGTCTGCCGCTTGTCGTGGAGCTTCTTGCCCTTCACGAGCGCGATTTCCGCCTTGACCCGCGGGCCCTTGAAATAGAGCTGGAGCGGAATGCACGTCACCCCGCTCCGCGCGACTTCTCCTCCCCAGCGGTCGAGCTCGCGGCGATGCGCCAGGACCTTGCGGTCGCGCTCGGGCGCGTGGCCGGTCCACGACGCCGGACCGTAGGCGGAGACGTGGGCGTTCACGAGAAACGCCTCGCCGCCGCGGAACTGGATGAACGAGTCCTTGAGGTTCGCGCGCCCCTCGCGCAGCGACTTGACCTCGCTCCCCGAGAGCGCCAGTCCGACCTCCATCCGATCCTCGATGAAGTAGTCGTGGTAGGCCTTCCGGTTCGTCGCGATCACGCGCCGCGACGGATCGTCCTTGCTCGATGCCGGTCTCATCGGGAAGCCTTGCGATCGCGTCTCAGATGGCCGGCGCGTGAGGCGCGGCCAGACGCGGGCGAGATGGGATGCGGCTCGCCCGCGAGGTCCCGAGGCGTACCGGGGCGTACGTCGCAGGGCCTCGCGGGTGGCACGCGCCCGTATTCGCTCGATGGATGGTCCGCGCCAGCATCTAAGACTTGTCGAGGCCGCCGCCGGCGATGAAGTCCCGGAACTTCGCCGCCAGATTCGGATCGAACTGCGTGCCTCCCTTCGACTCGATCGTCTCGACCGCCTCGTCCCGGCTGATCGTCGGGCGGTAGGAGGCCGGCGCGGTC
Protein-coding regions in this window:
- a CDS encoding S8 family serine peptidase, producing MILRTVARTLLLLASISLGAAAARGAAARATLPVEPMKTALAADGREAYVVVFREPPAVAARVREGLRAAAPSADLDAKVEAIRNRQEEFAADMSGRIGGFTAGARYARVLNGMAVLVPSGALPQLRSDPRVRAVYPVRKYALHLDASNPLMGAPAFWTALGGDGEAGRGVKIADLDTGVDFSNPMFSDPSLPMPAGFPKENDGNGFANSKVIVAKYFQGIVDASDSRLSDLQKTAQDLSGHGSHTASVAAGAKVTLSGNGRRPVTLEGVAPKAYIGDYKVFSPGAYTDNIIAAIEEATADGMNVLNMSFGLSDPNGNEPFLYSAAAENEAIQNAIAAGVTITVSAGNAGQDASGNPNPDSISSTADVPEVIAVGASTNSHSGLDSSQLARVAMTSGHTAPPANVTNIIGAQAQHTDANGNTIPPPFPTVAFSAPFADWDALDGSSDGTACVALGGAGLPLSGQVVVIQRGTCTFQTKVQNAEAAGARGVVIYNKADGSDGGDQILVAAIGPTSIPGIFIGRTDGLNLKTYVDANPGNPPSATGSFGPAPDGTPPAVFSTPSRELANFSSIGPTLDLQIKPDLTTVGTGSYAAVQDDSALGDGRFGDDEIDPSPFFDPSGFAFGQGTSFSAPRAAGSAALVRQKHPDWTPAEIKAALMETAARPTNGGDPIAIGNLSVLRRGSGNIDLEAASRVGSIVLPASYSYRRVAFNAVPNAHALDRAFTIENKTDAAVTYTLSAETTAGLSDPAIAPAVSPASLTVAAHASGTFTLSLVLHPGLLDGQNDSEGAILVSDGGASIPGTLSIPYWVRLAFPAGAPPALESATSAYTAANNQLDISLVAHDDDADLASITLDFYDDSGALLGTISDTFADLNVDTSSPDLSLDLQIPSFTGTFGCAGCASVGVSVTDAAGNVSNTIVTRFGAGVTNEAIPAASGGTYRRSIPLVAHIQGAQFPFRSDARLVNPDSSHILTIDAFYVPEGQPGAGAGTLHVAHQLLPRQSFALDDLVQQDFHLANDAGSLVLVSQDGHPFLASSRAYTADSRGGTFGTFLGSVSATGGVGAADAPAIANGIPTGAGYHTNVGVTEITGGQTTVRIEGFARDGSPVGSYTDTIPGYANFQREPGHGFSAPAARIDFTVLSGGRVLPYAATVDEKSGDTLLSVATAAPEASDDEIVPGAGRIHGAGGTFFTSDLAVSNASTAPRTLTFTLVPGAGMAPLPAPPAPVAIGAGQTLLFPDVLRTLFGFAGEGVAAIRIHPDSPTRLTASVLTSTPNASGGGSFGFFVNGTSAGAIGAGGRAVSIHLEHDARFRTNFGFTEIGGAPVTVRATFFDENGIPLGTRTYSTGANTFVMTGAAELVGAAAVPNGYIEFTVVSGAGKVIAFGTVVDNITGDSIFVPAE
- the smpB gene encoding SsrA-binding protein SmpB — translated: MRPASSKDDPSRRVIATNRKAYHDYFIEDRMEVGLALSGSEVKSLREGRANLKDSFIQFRGGEAFLVNAHVSAYGPASWTGHAPERDRKVLAHRRELDRWGGEVARSGVTCIPLQLYFKGPRVKAEIALVKGKKLHDKRQTIRENELKREADRAMRERRR